The following proteins come from a genomic window of Ilumatobacter coccineus YM16-304:
- a CDS encoding glucose 1-dehydrogenase — MGRLENKIALITGGARGQGAAEAERFAAEGATVYITDVRDDEGQATAERLGEQVRFMHHDVTSESDWIAVTTSIVEQEGRIDVLVNNAGIFQIARSLDTSLDDWNRMVAINQTGVFLGIREAGRIMKAQGSGSIVNISSVAGLGGVGVSHAYSATKWAVRGMTKSAALEFARSGVRVNSVHPGIIATDMMHEADTDIDAMTAGIPMGRTATADEVANVVLFVASDEASYCTGHEFVVDGAMKA; from the coding sequence ATGGGTCGCCTCGAGAACAAGATCGCGCTCATCACGGGCGGCGCCCGTGGCCAGGGCGCTGCCGAAGCCGAACGCTTCGCCGCGGAAGGCGCCACCGTCTACATCACCGACGTCCGCGACGACGAAGGCCAGGCGACCGCCGAACGACTCGGTGAACAGGTCCGCTTCATGCACCACGACGTCACCTCCGAGTCGGATTGGATCGCCGTCACCACGAGCATCGTCGAGCAGGAAGGCCGCATCGACGTGCTCGTCAACAACGCCGGCATCTTCCAGATCGCCCGCTCGCTCGACACCTCACTCGACGACTGGAACCGCATGGTCGCCATCAACCAGACCGGGGTGTTCCTCGGCATCCGTGAAGCCGGGCGGATCATGAAGGCCCAGGGCAGCGGCAGCATCGTCAACATCTCGTCGGTCGCCGGTCTCGGCGGCGTCGGCGTCTCGCACGCCTACTCGGCGACCAAGTGGGCGGTGCGGGGCATGACCAAGTCGGCGGCGCTCGAGTTCGCCAGGTCGGGAGTCCGGGTCAACTCCGTTCATCCGGGGATCATCGCGACCGACATGATGCACGAGGCCGACACCGACATCGACGCGATGACCGCGGGCATCCCGATGGGGCGCACCGCGACCGCCGACGAGGTCGCCAACGTCGTGCTGTTCGTCGCCTCCGACGAGGCGTCGTACTGCACCGGCCACGAGTTCGTCGTCGACGGGGCGATGAAGGCATGA
- a CDS encoding aldo/keto reductase produces MRYTKFGNTGLDVSEICLGCMSYGASDQGTHPWSLDEETSRGFIRDALDAGINFFDTANVYSAGTSEEYVGRALADMGNRDELVIATKVFGPMRKGRNAAGLSRKAIMTEVDASLRRLGTDYIDLYQIHRFDPRTPIEETMEALHDVVKAGKVRYIGASSMWAWQFLKMLHVADTHGWTRFVSMQNHYNLLNREEEREMLPLCDDQNIAVIPWSPMARGKLTREWDTETNRTETDEFGKLLYDTSASDRVIVDRVGEVAERHGVSRAQVALAWMLRKPNITAPIIGATKPHHLTDAVAALDLELTDDDVTSLEEPYTPHPVVGFA; encoded by the coding sequence ATGAGGTACACCAAATTCGGCAACACCGGCCTCGACGTCTCGGAGATCTGCCTCGGCTGCATGAGCTACGGAGCGTCGGATCAGGGGACGCATCCGTGGTCGCTCGACGAGGAGACGTCGCGTGGATTCATCCGCGATGCGCTCGACGCGGGCATCAACTTCTTCGACACGGCGAACGTCTACTCGGCGGGCACCAGCGAGGAATACGTCGGCCGGGCGCTCGCCGACATGGGCAACCGCGACGAACTGGTGATCGCCACGAAGGTCTTCGGCCCGATGCGCAAGGGTCGCAACGCCGCCGGGCTGTCACGCAAGGCGATCATGACCGAGGTCGACGCGAGCCTGCGCCGCCTCGGCACCGACTACATCGACCTCTATCAGATCCATCGGTTCGACCCGCGGACGCCGATCGAGGAGACCATGGAGGCGCTCCACGACGTCGTGAAGGCGGGCAAGGTCCGCTACATCGGCGCGTCGTCGATGTGGGCCTGGCAGTTCCTGAAGATGCTCCACGTCGCCGACACGCACGGCTGGACCAGGTTCGTCAGCATGCAGAACCACTACAACCTGCTCAACCGCGAGGAGGAGCGCGAGATGCTCCCGCTCTGCGACGACCAGAACATCGCCGTGATCCCGTGGAGCCCGATGGCGCGCGGCAAGTTGACCCGCGAATGGGACACCGAGACGAACCGCACCGAGACCGACGAGTTCGGCAAGCTGCTCTACGACACGTCGGCATCCGACCGGGTCATCGTCGACCGCGTCGGCGAGGTCGCCGAACGCCACGGCGTCTCGCGGGCGCAGGTCGCGCTGGCCTGGATGCTGCGCAAGCCGAACATCACCGCGCCGATCATCGGCGCGACGAAGCCGCACCACCTCACCGATGCGGTGGCCGCACTCGATCTCGAACTGACCGACGACGACGTCACCTCGCTCGAAGAGCCCTACACGCCGCATCCCGTGGTCGGGTTCGCCTGA
- a CDS encoding thiolase family protein: protein MREAVFVSYARTGLAKAGRGGFNMTPAMSMAAHAIKHAVAKSGVEPEAVEDVALGNGAHGAGNLGRLAGLLAGLPVTTGGNTIQRHCSSGLNSIAVAANHIKLDGVDVAVAGGVESITMPGGGIDSLGGVDPALTDQYPAIFMAMIETADIVAERYNVSREYQDEYSLESQQRMARAQENELFVDEIVPMETKMKLVDRETKEESIVDYVVDRDECNRPQTTLEGLAKLGPVRGEGNYITAGNASQLSDGAAAVVMMSDEEASRRDIEPMGAFKGWAVAGCEPDEMGIGPIYAVPKLLKRHGLTVDDIDLWELNEAFASQCLYSRDTLGIDPEKYNVNGGSIAIGHPFGMTGTRCAGHILQEGKRRGAKWGVVTMCIGGGQGAAGLIEIY, encoded by the coding sequence ATGCGCGAAGCAGTCTTCGTTTCCTACGCCCGTACCGGTCTCGCCAAAGCTGGCCGAGGCGGATTCAACATGACCCCGGCGATGTCGATGGCAGCGCATGCCATCAAGCACGCCGTGGCCAAGTCGGGCGTCGAGCCCGAAGCCGTCGAAGACGTCGCCCTCGGCAACGGTGCGCACGGTGCCGGCAACCTCGGTCGCCTCGCCGGTCTGCTCGCCGGCCTGCCCGTCACGACCGGTGGCAACACCATTCAGCGTCACTGCTCGTCGGGTCTCAACTCGATCGCTGTCGCCGCCAACCACATCAAGCTCGACGGCGTCGACGTCGCCGTGGCCGGTGGCGTCGAATCGATCACGATGCCGGGTGGCGGCATCGACAGCCTCGGTGGCGTCGACCCGGCGCTGACCGACCAGTACCCGGCCATCTTCATGGCGATGATCGAGACCGCCGACATCGTGGCCGAGCGCTACAACGTGTCGCGTGAGTACCAGGACGAGTACTCGCTCGAGTCACAGCAGCGCATGGCGCGTGCCCAGGAGAACGAACTGTTCGTCGACGAGATCGTCCCGATGGAGACGAAGATGAAGCTCGTCGACCGCGAGACGAAGGAAGAGTCGATCGTCGACTACGTCGTCGACCGCGACGAGTGCAACCGCCCGCAGACCACCCTCGAAGGCCTCGCCAAGCTCGGCCCGGTCCGCGGTGAAGGCAACTACATCACCGCCGGCAACGCGTCGCAGCTCTCCGACGGTGCGGCCGCCGTGGTGATGATGTCCGACGAAGAAGCGTCGCGGCGTGACATCGAGCCGATGGGCGCCTTCAAGGGCTGGGCCGTCGCCGGTTGCGAGCCCGACGAGATGGGCATCGGCCCGATCTACGCCGTGCCGAAGCTGCTCAAGCGCCACGGTCTCACCGTCGACGACATCGATCTGTGGGAGCTCAACGAGGCGTTCGCCAGCCAGTGCCTCTACTCGCGCGACACGCTCGGCATCGACCCCGAGAAGTACAACGTCAACGGTGGCTCGATCGCCATCGGCCACCCCTTCGGCATGACCGGCACGCGTTGCGCCGGGCACATCCTGCAAGAGGGCAAGCGTCGCGGCGCCAAGTGGGGCGTCGTCACGATGTGCATCGGTGGCGGCCAGGGCGCTGCCGGCCTCATCGAGATCTACTGA
- a CDS encoding SDR family NAD(P)-dependent oxidoreductase, with amino-acid sequence MADSILDRFALTDGVAVVTGAGRGIGEGIAIGLAEAGCDVVLTARRENEINAVADKVRALGRRALAIPGDITDGEFVESLAKQAKDEMGKVTLWVSNAGGADDRTPRHLADMPDRQWDYQMDLNLRAVFTGARAAAAVLEEGGSIINISSGAALKPSPNNGPYAVAKAGVDSLTRTMSSELASRGIRVNGVAPGPVPTEVFMEFFGASEEDIPGLGKKLGIPLGRLGRPEDVANAVVYLASDAASWVTGQTLLVNGGNR; translated from the coding sequence ATGGCAGACAGCATCCTCGACCGATTCGCACTCACCGACGGCGTCGCCGTGGTCACCGGCGCCGGCCGTGGCATCGGAGAGGGGATCGCGATCGGACTCGCCGAGGCGGGATGTGACGTCGTCCTCACCGCTCGACGCGAGAACGAGATCAACGCGGTCGCCGACAAGGTGCGGGCGCTCGGGCGCCGGGCGCTCGCGATTCCGGGCGACATCACCGACGGTGAGTTCGTCGAGTCGCTCGCCAAGCAGGCCAAGGATGAGATGGGGAAGGTCACGCTCTGGGTGAGCAACGCCGGCGGCGCCGACGACCGCACGCCGCGCCACCTGGCCGACATGCCCGACCGCCAGTGGGACTACCAGATGGATCTCAACCTGCGCGCCGTGTTCACCGGAGCGCGAGCCGCAGCAGCCGTGCTCGAAGAAGGCGGATCGATCATCAACATCTCGTCGGGTGCGGCGCTCAAGCCGTCGCCCAACAACGGTCCGTACGCCGTCGCGAAGGCGGGCGTCGACAGCCTGACCCGCACGATGTCGTCGGAGCTCGCGTCGCGTGGCATCCGGGTCAACGGCGTGGCCCCGGGCCCGGTGCCGACCGAGGTGTTCATGGAGTTCTTCGGTGCTTCCGAGGAAGACATCCCGGGCCTCGGCAAGAAGCTCGGGATTCCGCTCGGTCGCCTCGGCAGACCCGAAGACGTCGCCAACGCCGTCGTGTACCTCGCATCAGACGCGGCTTCGTGGGTCACCGGTCAGACGCTGCTGGTCAACGGCGGCAACCGCTGA
- a CDS encoding alpha/beta fold hydrolase, which translates to MTIRNCELAYDDAGPDGPVPFVWGHGLSSSMASEDEFPLVDTSVLRSARRVVRYDARGHGRSGDLESSDDGRWDRLALDQVELIDALGLDRVAVGGASMGTATALHSAALLGDRLAGLVLVIPPTAWETRQEQARMYETMAAIVETKGVEPLIAGSASIAPPDPFVADTATFKARRAESLRATDPTRLAAVFRGATGADFPPEDAVAAIAVPTLILAWSGDPGHPVSTADRLADVMPNTEVSIASTMDELATWTSRVDGFLADL; encoded by the coding sequence ATGACGATTCGGAACTGCGAGCTCGCGTATGACGATGCGGGGCCCGACGGGCCGGTGCCGTTCGTGTGGGGGCACGGGCTGTCGTCGAGCATGGCCTCGGAAGACGAGTTCCCGCTGGTCGACACGAGCGTGCTGCGAAGCGCACGCCGGGTGGTCCGCTACGACGCTCGTGGCCACGGACGGTCGGGCGACCTCGAGTCGTCCGACGACGGGCGCTGGGATCGCCTCGCCCTCGACCAGGTCGAGTTGATCGATGCGCTCGGTCTCGACCGGGTGGCGGTCGGCGGGGCGTCGATGGGAACCGCCACGGCGTTGCACTCGGCGGCGCTGCTCGGTGACCGACTCGCCGGACTCGTCCTGGTGATTCCTCCCACCGCCTGGGAGACGCGCCAGGAACAGGCCCGGATGTACGAGACGATGGCGGCGATCGTCGAGACGAAGGGCGTCGAACCGTTGATCGCCGGGTCGGCGAGCATCGCGCCGCCCGACCCGTTCGTCGCCGACACAGCCACGTTCAAGGCGCGGCGTGCCGAGTCGTTGCGAGCCACCGACCCGACTCGCCTCGCCGCCGTGTTCCGTGGAGCGACGGGCGCCGACTTTCCTCCCGAGGATGCGGTCGCGGCGATCGCGGTCCCGACGCTGATCCTCGCGTGGTCGGGCGACCCGGGTCACCCGGTGTCGACCGCCGACCGGCTCGCCGACGTGATGCCGAACACCGAGGTCTCGATTGCGTCGACGATGGACGAACTCGCCACGTGGACGTCGCGCGTCGACGGGTTTCTCGCCGACCTCTGA